A stretch of DNA from Chionomys nivalis chromosome 22, mChiNiv1.1, whole genome shotgun sequence:
TCCACAGCATGAGCTAACGTCGTTCAGTGTCTGCAAGCCTTCTGGTCTCTGCATTGCCCTCTGTTCTCACCTCCCAGTATTCTCCACAATGTGTGCTGTCCTCAGCTCCTCAAACCGACTGTCTATGAGCCCCACTCTCTAATAGACCATGCCACtgcttggtttttggttttgtttgaataATACCTTTAGTCTCCAGTTTAGGCCAAGGCTTTCCCTATTCCAGGGTCCCTGAACTTTGACGGCTCAATATTGTTCCTTGTCCCCTTGCCTGCCTCCCCCACAGCCTGTAAGTCCTGAAAGGCAGGACCAAGTCTGTCTGCTGCACTGCTGCTGTCTTCCCAGAAATAGCCTGGGGCCTGCCATGTGGCATGCAGCATGGACGAATGTCTGAATTTACTTGTGAAACCCCAGCATGTATCTCTAAGCGCTCCATATCCCGGATGTTCAGCCCTGGGCCTCTCACCAAGCGCGCTTGCCAGCTGTTCCGGAAGGCTAGAGGCGGGCAGATGTGAGAGTGCCTATCAGAGTCCAGGGGAAATGAGACAGATGACAAATCCCAAATTTGAGATTCTGAGAGGCTCTTAAAAAGGGCCTAtcaggtgggctggagagatggctcagaggttaagagcattgcctgctcttccagagttcctgagctcagttcccagcaaccacatggtgcctcacaaccatctgtaatgaggtctggcgccctcttctggcagtcaTGCAGAAAGGAtattgttgtatacataataaataaatattttttttttaaaaaaaagctttggGTTAAGTTACGAGAGCtagttaaaggcatgtaccaccactgcccgtctCTATGCAtgtttttcatttactttgtgtgtatagAGTGTTTTGCgtggtgtgtgtcatgtgtgtgcagagctcacataggtcagaagaaggtgtcaagagcccctggaactggagttacagaccattaaAGAGCCAGGatatgggtgcagggaattgaaccgaGGTCCTCCAGAggagctcttaactactgaaccatctctccagcatacacacacacacacacacatttagaaaaaaaaaaaaagacttttttttttttttttttttttggtttttcgagacagggtttctctttggaacCTGTAGACTTGTAGATCCGGCGAAAACCTCTTAAAATCAGgcgtgaagccgggcggtggtggcaaacgcctttaatccacGCACtcgggagggcagaggcaggaggacctctatgagttcaaggccagcctggtctacagcgcgaGTTCCTGGTTAGCCAAGGATAAATAAACCCTGGAGTGGGCGGAGGAGAACACAGGATCCTAGAGGTTTCAGGGCGCTTACAAGAAAGGcgcctcgccgggcggtggtggcgcacgcctttaatcccagcacttgggaggcagaggcaggcggatctctgtgagttcgagaccagcctggtctacaagagctagctccaggacaggctccaaaaccacagagaaaccctgtctcgaaaaaccaaaaaaaaaaaaaaaaaaaggcgccTCAAGCCTCCCGCCCCTTTCCAGTGCGGCCGCTCTTTCGGCAGGCGGAAGTGACGTCAGTACCGGAAGCAGGTCTGCCGCTCTGCTGGGACTGAATTCGAGCGCGGCATTACTTCTCCGGGTGGCGCGCGATGCGGGGCATCAGGGCGTTCGTGGGCTCCGCGGCCCTGTGGGCTCTGCTGGCCGCCCGCGTCGCGGCGGCGGTCGAGCCGGTGAGCATGGCCATCGCCATCGGGGCCGCGTCGTTGCTCACCGGTTACCTGTCCTACTCGGGCGCGTTCTGCCGCTTCTCCGAGTGCTGCAACGAGGAACGGACCCTCAACGCGTCGGGTACGTGCCCGCGGGCAGGTCGGGGCGGGCGGGACGGCGCCGGGCGTTCGGTTCCACCTCCAACCCAACGCGCCGCGGGACACAGACTCGCCACACCTTCTCAGGTCTTCCCTGCGGTGACCGCCCGGAGGACTGGACACAGCCGGGGAGGCTGTGCGCCACCACCCTGAAAGTCCGCCCGCCTTTGgctcttgcctttttttttccccgagcCGGCAGGGGTGGCGGGAAAACTAGCACGGAGCTCAGCGGCGAAATGGCTCTTCCCTGGATGAAAGAATCCGCGTAGCTTCATTGTCAGACACTTAAGGGTTAAGGAGAACTGCCGCTTAAAGGGTCTGATTCTAGATCCTTAAGGTTCGGGCTCTGAAACTTGGATCAGCCGCTAAGCTGCGCCCTTCTCCGTGCCTTTTTAacgtatatttttttctttctgtttcggGCTCGCCTCCGCAGCCCTCAAGCTGAACTTGGAGGCAAAGCTGTTTGGACAGCACCTCGCCACAGAAGTGATTTTCAAGGCACTGACCGGCTTCAAGAACAATAAAAATCCCAAGAAAGCACTGACTCTGTCCATGCACGGCTGGGCTGGCACGGGCAAGAATTTTGTCAGCCAGATTGTGGCTGAGAACCTCCACCCAAAAGGCCTGAAGAGTAACTTTGTCCACCTGTTCGTCTCTACCCTGCATTTCCCTCATGAGCAGAAGACAAAACTGTACCAGGCAAGGAAACCTTTGCTACCTGCTCGCATGTCCGGGCCACCTGCTCAGCAGTCTTGGCCTCTGCTTCTTTCTGCCTTGCAGTAGCTCCATCCGGCTTCTCTGCCTCGCTTGTTCCTTTCTGTTACTTGTTcacagtttcactatgtagctctggcaggcttggaactcacagagctcttcctgcctctgcctcccaagtgctgggaccaaagctGTGGGCTTCCATGCCTAGcctgtatttatttatgctttttgagttaaggtctcattgtgtagcccaggctggatctGACTGCTCCAGCTTTCTGAGGACTGAGATTAACAGGCATCCACCACTTTTGCCCATCttaaagcgtgtgtgtgtgtgtgtggcggggggtggggtggtggtggtcatgtagcccaggttggcatcCAATTCACTacatagctgaggctggccttgaacttttgattcttctACCCCcaccttagtgctgggattataggtgtgcccagcctcctatttatttattgtttgttttttgagacagggtttctctgtgtagccttggctggcctggaactcactgtgtagaccataagaccatactggcctcgaactcacaaagatccgcctgcctctgcctcctgagcgctgggactaaaggtgtgcgccaccactgcacagcACCTTCTCTTAAAATGCTATTCCAGAATAATCCAGTGAGGTAGGGGGTGCTATGAATGTTAGAAGGAGCCAgaagatgggcatggtggcacatgcctttcattccagcaggtggatctgagttcaaggccagcctggtctacatgaggaagtttcaggacaaccagggctacatagagaaaccttgtctgaaaaggGGGGGTGTGGAGCCAGCTTGTGTTTGGGGGCCATAGGTTCAGTCCCTGGAATTTGGGGGCAGGAGAAGGAGCTAGAACGAGAAAAGATGAGAGGCAAGGTGACTGATTTGTACGGCCTGCACTCAGCGCCTCCCATCTGGATCCTAGGCACCCAGAAAGTGACTCGCCTTCCCAGCAGAGCAAAGGGTGTTAGGTGGGACAGTCTAATGGCCTCATTGAAAGCTCTCCCCTGTGCTGCAGCCTGGGCTTGGCCCTGTGTTTTGCAGGGTACAGTTTTGATTCCCTTGGCTCCTTCCATCCTCGGGTCTCAAAGAACTACACCTCCAGACTGTTTCTCCTTGTGTAATCTCTGTGCAGTGCCTTGGCTGCTTCTGAGTTAACTGGCTGGCTTGTTCGTCCTTCCAGGAACTGGCTAGCAAACAGAAActaagggaagaaggaaatgaaagtgaATCTttgaaggcagggaggaggacaGTTTTTTAGGTGCTGGGGATAGAAAgcaaggtttttattttgttttttttttttttttttttttaatttattattattattttatgtccaTTGGTGTGAGAGtcaaatgccctggaactggagttacagacagttgtgagctgccatgtgggtactgggaattgaactcaggactgctggaagagcagccagtgctcttaaccgctgagccatctctccagcccctgaaagcaAGGCTTGTTGATGCTGAGGACATGCTGTTGCCACCACAAACATAATGTTCGTTTTCCACATTTTATTATAGATCCCTCAGACTACAGTATTTGCAGGCCGTGGTTCATGGCTATGGCCTCCCCCCATATAGGGGATGAGAGGCTGTTGCTTGAGTGTTCCAAGAAAGCAAAGGGGCTAGCAATGTAGTCCCGTGCGTTTCCTGTTGGCCTGGTCAGCTCCTGTACTCACCGTGTCAGTCCAAAGATGTGGCCATTGCATTGTGAAGATCTGAGTCCAGTTGTCATTGCTCTGTACCTGGCTGGCCTGGCGTCTTGGTCTCTTtgctattgctgtaataaaatgccCCGACAGAAGGAACCCCAGGGCTCTTACCTTCTTCCTTGTTTGAGGCTGCTGTACGATATGTTGGGTGAGTTGGCCAACCAGCTTCTGCCCGATTCTCTACTTCCCATTTTGTTGCAGAAGGCTGAGGTTACAGGTCCATGTACCAGCCGtgggcatgtatgtggaggtcagtaGATGGCTTGCGGAAGTcggctctccttccaccatgtgggtcccggggattgaactcaggtggccaggcttAGGTGGCCTTTCCACCTGTGGTAGTTTGGAAAGTGTCTACCTGCTGTGTGGGGACAAATGCGGCTGATGGCTTCTCAAAGCCCAGGGAGCCCTTCACCCTCAATCCTCTGAGCTGTGCCTCTCTTTATGGTTGGTCTAGGACCAGCTCCAGAAGTGGATCCGGGGCAATGTGAGCGCGTGTGGCAGCTCCGTCTTCATCTTTGATGAGATGGATAAGTTGCATCCCGGGATCATTGATGCAATCAAGCCCTTCCTCGACTACTATGAGCAGGTGGATGGGATTTCCTACCGCAAAGCCGTCTTCATCTTCCTCAGGTCAGCCAAGGAGGCTTCTCAGGGACTATAAGTCTTAGAATGGGTTCTCTTGGCCATCTAGGACAGAATTGCCATCTTGGCAAAGCCATGGGCTCATTTGTCAATTTTCACTTCCTGGTGTCAGTCTGGCATGGAACTGGGTTGGGGATCAGCCAGAGTGATCCCTCAGTGAGGCACTTAGTGCCCCTGCCAGCCCCTCTAAGCAAGCATTTACTTttcttgcaggcagacatgctttTGCCCTTGTCTGGTAGCATGTTGCAGATAGTCCCGAATTAAAGCtttggcacatacctttaatcccagcacttgggagttagattcaaggccagcctggtctacagagtagagAAACCTATCTCAAACAAATCTCTGGAGCACTGGAAGTGGGGGTGTCATGCGGTGCTGCGGTGATGCCTTATGAGCTTTGGCTGAGTGCATTTGGCAGAGAGCTGGGGATAACTGAAGTGCTTTGCATCTCTGGCCAACTCAGTAATGCAGGCGGGGACCTGATAACTCAGAGAGCCCTGGACTTCTGGCgggcaggaaggaagagggaagagatcCAGCTGAAGGACCTGGAGTCTGTGCTGTCCGTGGGCGTCTTCAACAACAAACACAGTGAGTCCACTAAGGACCGTGGGGGGGCACCCAGTGCTCTGCTAACAGTGAGTCCACTATGGAGTGGGGGCACCCAGTGCTCTGTAGCATTGAACTGCTTCTCAGTAGTGTCTTAAGAAGCCAGTGTCACTCTTGCTGCGGCTTTGCTGCCATAGGGAGTTTTCTTAGGGTATTATGAGGATgtatgtctcttttttttttttttttttttttttggtttttcgagacagggtttctctgtggctttggagcctgtcctggaactagctctgtagaccaggctggtctcgaactcacagagatccgcctgcctctgcctcccgagtgctgggattaaaggcgtgcgccaccatcgcccggcaggatGTATGTCTCTTGACAGAGTCTCTGGAAGGGTTAAGATATGAAGGATGGCCGGggggttgtggcgcacgcctttaatcccagcactcaggaggcagaggcaggcggatctctgagtttgaggccagcctggtttacagagtgagttctgggacaggccccaaagctacagagaaatcctgtcttgaaaagccatgAAGGATGGACTCTGAACCCGGATCAGAGATGGGTGTGTCCAGGCGGCAATGACAGAAGACCGTCTTGTTCTGCAGGTGGTCTGTGGCACAGTAGGCTGATAGACAAGAACCTCATCGACTACTTTATCCCCTTCCTGCCCTTGGAGTACAAACACGTGAAGATGTGTGTGCGGGCAGAGATGCGGGCCCGAGGGCATGCTGTCAACGAAGACATCGTCACCAGGGTGGCAGATGAAATGACATTTTTCCCCAAAGACGAGAAGATCTACTCGGACAAGGGCTGCAAGACTGTGCAGTCACGGCTAGATTTCTATTGAGCTCTTCACCCCATGGGGTGGGAGGATCCAGGGGAGGGGAGCCTCCCAACCCCCTCCAGGGCCTTGCCTTGTGGAAACACTTTGAAGCCCCCCTTGGGGCTTTGCACATTTGCACCTGTGGCCTCTGGGGATGCTGTCAGTGCTGCACGGCAGCATCTCGAGATGAACTTGTAGAACCCAACGCTGCTACTGTGAAACAAGTGCCTAGAGACATGAACACGGGAGGCCTGTGAACACATCCTGTGTGACCAAGGTACCGTGCCTCAGGTGCCACGAATGGGCTGCAGCCTTAAGGAACCAGGTTTTTTCTTCCAGGAGCACCCactgtgtcttttgttttgttttgtttttccttgcccTGAGCTGGCACTCCATGACAGTTTTCAGAAGCTGGTGGCATTGGCAGATGCTTGATCTCTGAGGGGAGCATGTATGTGGACTTGATCTTGGCTGAACTGTCAGCGTGAGTAGTGGGGGCGCCCTCTGAGGCTCCTGTGGCACAGTGGGACACAGCCTTTTGAGGCTATTCCTTTCCTTAGCTGCTGCTCTCGCAGCCCCCGCTGTGGAATTCTCTCGCCTGTCTCCTACTGTGTGTGGGTTTGCCTTCAACCTTGTCCTAGCCTCATCCTGGTCCTGTCAGAACAGACTGAAGCGTTGGAGATCTTGGTTCCTGTTTGCCTGTTAAACTTACTCTGAAGGTACAGCATGCATAGGAAGAGTGAGCTCTGGGCCAGGGACCGCCTGGCCACACACAGTATGCTCAGACTCTGTCCAAAAGAGTGCCACACATACCAGAAatgtcgggttttttttttttaaaggacatgaatatttttaaaacatgtttttacttCTAAACCTTAGGTAATAAAGTATAAGGTGCCGTGTATTTTAAAACCTAAGAAGTGCCCAGTCAGTGGTAGTGGCACACCCATGTCTTTagtccagctcttgggaggtgaggcaggtagatctctgaatttgagggcagcctgatctacaaagtgagtttcagaacagccagggctgttacacagagaaaccctgtctctgtgtAACTTAGGCAGGACATAAAATGGAATAAGTATTCTTAGTATTCCCAGGCTTTTATTGTTGCTGGGTGTGGGGGCACAATGCCCACCATCCtagcaggaagatcaggatttAGGGTTCCTCTGCTATGTTGTGaattgaggccagcttgagctacatgaaACTCTTTAAAGGGGGCAGAAAAGGGTTATGGGGTCAAATGTGCAGCATGGAATGATATGGACATAATTTTAGACTCCACGGTCCCTCAATTTGTGGTGGGTCCCGGGTGTCCTCTCAGGGGGCGGTAGGAAAGCCAGCCTGCAGTTCCGGCCTTGTGAGCCGCTCTGCTCTGTCCCAGTCTCCTGCAGCCACCGACACGAGAACTCTGCCCTGTGTTTACAGAACGTGGGGGAATGACTATTTTTCTAACATGGAAACGCCTTATAGAGAATCAcatttagtcttttaaaaatgccaaggtgaactgggtgtggtggtgcacacctttagtcccaggaccTGGGAGGCCTGTCTAGGCCGCCACACAAGGGAATAGCAGGCCCATGgtatacatgcctgtaatcctagcacttgggaagacGAGTTTAAAACCAACCAAGCTACATACAAAGAGGAAACAAAGCCTGCCAAAGTTAGGCTGACTTCCATGTCATGTTCTTGAGTTGGAGCCAAGTCACCATTTAACCTGTTGAGTGCCTGGTCAAGAAGAAACAAGCTTTTCTGTTTACAATGATGCAATATATGGACACGTGTTGGCCACCTTTGGACTGCTGCTGTTACTGATCTGTAACCTGGAAAGGCCCGGGCCTGGCCCAGCCTCCCCACCCTGCCTGTGAGAAGGCATGAGGAGAGCTGGACGCAGACTAATAAAGCCAGTGCAATGTCACTTTTACTAAGTCTTCCCTCATTTGTATGGCAGCAAACTGAGCTCCGAATGAAGGCTCTAGAGCTGCCTGTGTATCCTTTCCATACCTGGATGAAGGCTCTAGAGCTGCtcgtgtttcctttcctttccacacCTGGATGCGCAGGCTGACCGAATCACACAAAAATCAATGTTTGCTTTTGGGCTTTTGGTATGTTTGTACTTGTGAGGGGTAGGcaatcacatgcatgcacatacacctaGAGGCCAAAGTTGGGCACTTCCTAAGTTCTCTACCTTCCTGAGAAGCTCTGGAGTTCAGAGGCAGGGGGCTGCCAGAGATATAACATCCCCCTAATGGTGCGATCTACCTGGCCATAGCGGTCTTCATTCTAGCTCGAGAGAGATCTTCCTGCCCAGAACTGGTAAAGAGCCTGATTCTAGTTCTGTTTGTTGATCAGGTCTCAGGGTAACTGCCAAGCTGGCTTTTCAGCAGCACTGATAGCATTGCTCCATCACAGAACGGTCTGGAAAGCTAAACCCTCTTCACTGCCACCCTGCTGCTCCCTTTGTTTCTCAGTTGAACATCCAGGAGCCCAGCATGGCACCCACTCTGTCGTATCTACAGGACTCAGAAGAGAGGACTGTGCTCCTCTATCTTTAGATGATGTGACTCCTGGGGACTTGGAGCCATCATCGGAAGCCCTGAACAGGCTGGTGGCAGAGGTAGAGGGTGGTTCTGCCAGCAGTTGACCTAGTTTTTGACTTGTTGAACCGTCAGGCCCTTTAGGCCTTGCTAAACCCAGTCCTTTGAGTGCCCTGAACGGCAGCCACACCCACAGGAGCCCTACCCCTTGGCAGGCACCATGTGTACATAAAACTAGCCCATCTGGAGCTCTACCTGCCAGGCATCTGGAGTGGACCTGACACCCACAGTGCCACTCAGCTTGTTCCCACTTCACTTCTgagtccagggaagagcacactggTGCATTTGTGATAGTGATCCAGTCCTCCTATCTAATCACTGAACAGCCCCTGGCAGGGTGATGTCAGTCCCCAAGATGCCGTTCATGCAGCAGGTGCCCATGCTTGGACTTCTGCAGTAGAAACACTGATGGTGTCAGCCTGAGAGCTTCAAAAGACACACAAGGCCAACAGTGGAAAGGTTTCTCATAATAttaaaaaccatttaaaataaagttatcaCATTTGCAATAAAACTTAATTGTTCTGCCTCAAAACAGAAACACctgaaattaaaacataatttttaaaaaataccatgaGCCTAGAAATGGGCAGGCCGGGAAGTTTTATCCTCTGGAGGTTCCAGGAAGCTTTGGGTCCATGCTGTGTCTGCAGTCTCTACACCATGACCAACTGCAGACTCTGAGGAGCAGAAACAGTCCCCGAGGCGATACCTGATAACCTCAGCAGGAAGTGTCCTGAGCATCCTCCTGGGAGAGGAGTGGCCAGACAGTGCGGGCAGGAGCGTCTGCAGCAGGCAGGGCTCAGTCATCCAGGTAGTAGTCCAGCTTGGTGAACACAGTCTTGCAGCCCTTGTCGGAAAAGACTCTCTCCTCCTTGGGGAAGAAGGTCATCTCTTCAGCCACTTTGCTTATAATGTCCTCATCTACTTCATAGCCACGGGACTGCATCTCAACTCTGATGCACATTTTCAGGTGCTTATACTCCAGGGGCAGGAAGGGGACAAAATAATCAATGAGGTTCCGGTCAATGAGGCTGCTGTGCCAGAAGCCACCTGGGAAACAGACAAGAAGGAGCCACTCGATACTCATCTGTCCATCCGGCATAGTGTCCAGTGGGGACCACCCCGTCTCCACACAGTGAGGGAGACACAGGAGCTGGGACCTGTCTACAAACACTGCCCTGTGAGGCAGGGTGACATAAAGGGACACCtctgagctagagagatggctcagcagttaaggcttGCTgctccttgcagaggacctgagttgggtccCAATACTCACCAGAGTGCTCATAACCACATGTAACTCTGGGTCCAGTCGACACAACTCCCTCTCTggacacccacatgcacacacatacaacaaagacacacacagacaaaaatgaaaaacacaagcTTTAAAGGGACACTCATGCTGTGGGCTTGGAAAGGCCTCTTCCAGTCAGCttagagatgggaggtgggctaGAGGGACACATGTGCCACACTGTGTGCTGGGATCCAGGCAGTGGTGAGGAGCGGATGCACAGGTTGGAAGAGGTAAAAAAGATAAGGGAGTATTCCCAGAGACAGACTGCACCAGTCAATCCATCTAGAAAGCGAGCTTCAGCAGCTGGACCAGCAATTAAGGAGTTCACTGCTGCTGCCAGTGCCCACACCACACAGAGCATTCTGAAAGCAATACCTAGACTCCCCTGGGGGCTAATGTATGCAGTCAAGGCTGTGTACCTCAAAGGTCTGGACTCTGACAAATGCTTCCCTGCAAAAATCTAGCTCTGCATGGCTCAGCCTCCCAGTACTGAGAACACTTGACTCAGCATCTGCTGGATGCCCCAAAAGCTCATGACGTGTCTTTGTGTCCTGGCTCCCAAGGCAAGCGGTGTAGAGAGCCCAAGGTATATGTACTCAGTTCTCAAAGGAGCCCTGCATTCTGACTGTACTCAGTGAGGACCCTGTCTGTGGCcacaacaaagaacaaaactggccaggcggtggtagtgtgtgcctttaatcccagcacttgggaggcagaggcaggtggatctctgtgagttcgatgccagcccagtccacagagcgagttccgggacaggccccaaagccagagaaactctgtctcacacCATCCCCCCTTCCcaagagaaaagagcaaacctGACTGAGCAGCTGTCTTGAAGAGCTACTCTGTGCCAGGTGCACACGGAGCCCTGGGATTGTAGCCGGGCGCAACTGGCCTGGCTGGGGAGGAGACCCCGAGCACAGTCTGAATGACAGGACCCAACCACCTGACCCACCAAGTGCTCAGCAGAACCAGTAGACTTCAGATGGTTACAGAGCCTTAAAAAACACTAGGTGGGCTGGAGTATCACTTAGTGGTAGGCACTTATGTGGCAtgtctgaggccctgggttcgaatttgaacataaaagtaaaaacatcCATATACTGCCAACTCAGATGTGTGTCCTGAGTGAAAAGTCTCCTCCCAGCCAGGACACCTCAAACTCATGTACCCCCTAAGACTGCTCTTCTGTCCACCCCAGCATTGCTGTCAGATGTCTTTACTGTCTATCCCAGCTACAGCCCTGCGGGAGGTCCTCTCTACCTTCAACACAGTGCTCTGATGTATTGCTGCCACATCGATCTGTATTTCCTG
This window harbors:
- the Tor1b gene encoding torsin-1B → MRGIRAFVGSAALWALLAARVAAAVEPVSMAIAIGAASLLTGYLSYSGAFCRFSECCNEERTLNASALKLNLEAKLFGQHLATEVIFKALTGFKNNKNPKKALTLSMHGWAGTGKNFVSQIVAENLHPKGLKSNFVHLFVSTLHFPHEQKTKLYQDQLQKWIRGNVSACGSSVFIFDEMDKLHPGIIDAIKPFLDYYEQVDGISYRKAVFIFLSNAGGDLITQRALDFWRAGRKREEIQLKDLESVLSVGVFNNKHSGLWHSRLIDKNLIDYFIPFLPLEYKHVKMCVRAEMRARGHAVNEDIVTRVADEMTFFPKDEKIYSDKGCKTVQSRLDFY